The following is a genomic window from Drosophila busckii strain San Diego stock center, stock number 13000-0081.31 chromosome 2L, ASM1175060v1, whole genome shotgun sequence.
GAGTTTTCATTCCCATTTcacatacaaattaaagtgctgcgtaagttattaattttacgCAGTTCTTTCTTCAATTTAAGACACCGCAACAGCATTAAATTGTTCATTTTtgtagcatataaaatttcacaCACCTCTTTCTACCCAACAACGAATCAAAAAGGAAATCGCAGCCAACTTCACGTCATTCAGCTGGATGAGCAGAAAAAATTCCCTTCGAAAATTACCCTGATGGCAGCCAAATTTCCCCAGCTATCGATTGGTGATGCAATCAGTGTTAACAAAACAGTCAAGCACTTTACGACATAGGACTGCTCGCTGCtgaaaaaaagcacaaaacacGCCGCTACAACAGTTTGTGAAAAAGATTAaagacaaataataaaaaagattgtgcgcatttattgcatttaatgaaGGCAACTTCCTTATCGATCGATTACGTGCTCGCGTGGCAACTCTGTACTGTACTTTTTGAtacagataaaaaaaaactattgaCTATTGAACCGACTATCTATAATCGAGAAATTGCGCGCTTATTTCGGGGGCATCGGTAATCAGATATCAATCAACATAACtgccaaataatatttaccAATATGAACGACGAAGTGGCCCAATCCCCCATGGTTGTTGAAGCCAAATACGACGATGTCTCGCAGCTCAATTTTTCCAAACTGTACTCGCCGAAAATGAAGAGCGTCTACTGGCGCTACTTCGGCTTTCCATCTAACGACAATGACGAGGTAATTACCAAGCAGAATGTGGTATGCATCAAGTGCCACAAGGTATTAACCAATCATGGAAATACAACCAACTTGCGTGCGCATTTGCAACATCGTCACAAAGATTTGTTCAAGGCGCTCTGCCAAGAGAATGATATACAAGTGCCGCCGCGCAAAACACCACGCAACATTAACCATCCGCCGCTAAACAAGCGCAATATTACTTCACGTCGCGTCAAATTGGAGTTTGTAAACAGTCGCAACCCGAGCAACGAAGATGAGGATATGGACGAGgcagcagtggcggcggcagccATGCAGGCTGAAGATGATGTTTCTCAGACCATGCTCTATGAGACGATGGTGCCGCTGACATATGATGACCATGACCAGCTCGTAGAAGAGGAAGACCGCTCCATTAGCATTGAGCCGCGTGAGCTAAAGTTCAACCGCAAGCGAAAAAGTACAGTCTCTGGCGCTGGCACTATGTATGCGCGCAATATCAAGCAAGAGGAGAGCCAGGGTCGCAACTACATAACCAATCTGGCGGAATCGCTAGCCGATATTGTTGTGCGCGATCTGCGCAATGTGGAAACGCTGTACGATGTGGGCATCAGTGAGTTTATTCGTCTGGCCATGGGCAATCTAGCCTCGCTGCCCATGCCCCAAAAGATTGATTCGCTCATTACTGAGCAGCATGCTTCCAAGTTTTTGGAAATGAATGACTTTGCACGGGAATTCACCACAGAGAAATCCTATTCGCTAGCCTTTGAGTTGTGGGTCAATGTGGAGCAGCGTCGCTTCCTCAGCATCTATCATCATTATCTGAGCGAGGAGACTCAAAGCGTACGCAGCGTGCTCTATGCTACTGTCGAGTATACCGATTATGTATCATTTGATGAATTGCTTACGGATTTCTATTTGCCCAACTGTACGTTGGCCATTGTCAACTATGATGAAGAAGAGGACATTCTGCAGGCTTATCTGAAGGACAAGGGTAAGTGTAGTCCATGCACAAACTTGcactttaactaattttgtattatcATACGTCAGGCATTCCCGTTGTGCTTTGTTATGTTACGGTAATTGACAAGTGTCTGCGTCGCGTATTTGAGCTAGAGGAGGTGGCCACTGCCTTGGAGCAGGTCAAGGACATTATACAGCGTCACTCGGCA
Proteins encoded in this region:
- the LOC108599088 gene encoding uncharacterized protein LOC108599088 — its product is MNDEVAQSPMVVEAKYDDVSQLNFSKLYSPKMKSVYWRYFGFPSNDNDEVITKQNVVCIKCHKVLTNHGNTTNLRAHLQHRHKDLFKALCQENDIQVPPRKTPRNINHPPLNKRNITSRRVKLEFVNSRNPSNEDEDMDEAAVAAAAMQAEDDVSQTMLYETMVPLTYDDHDQLVEEEDRSISIEPRELKFNRKRKSTVSGAGTMYARNIKQEESQGRNYITNLAESLADIVVRDLRNVETLYDVGISEFIRLAMGNLASLPMPQKIDSLITEQHASKFLEMNDFAREFTTEKSYSLAFELWVNVEQRRFLSIYHHYLSEETQSVRSVLYATVEYTDYVSFDELLTDFYLPNCTLAIVNYDEEEDILQAYLKDKGIPVVLCYVTVIDKCLRRVFELEEVATALEQVKDIIQRHSAEISSKVSELPAYNEHFPWTLYELLKFFAESISWSEDMDQLVITAKTVTEALSACVIALDTLRGEDMPLCSMLSPITSKILIKKLGIAEQDDPLMMNIKRTIAGVLQSHIIANETLTSAALLDPRFHRLTTIDNFDSCVRMLTQKYNKTFAGSGIDSHSDSADVSSIPTVHIKTEPHVKSSAGGSAAKKSKLELLFDIAEIPNPPKRDADSNVETDLKRYRNEVIVQLDESPIEWWQKMGHIYGTLRDLATLYQGVPGVVNLNFKKVLREQIYDYNKRFMLTGSPNQIDAILFLHRNNSIKTPSYV